From Pongo pygmaeus isolate AG05252 chromosome 22, NHGRI_mPonPyg2-v2.0_pri, whole genome shotgun sequence, one genomic window encodes:
- the LOC129022670 gene encoding LOW QUALITY PROTEIN: putative keratin-associated protein 20-4 (The sequence of the model RefSeq protein was modified relative to this genomic sequence to represent the inferred CDS: deleted 1 base in 1 codon): protein MSYYSHLSGGLGCGCAVTMGRTVAVTMGRTVAVAEYGRCRHGCHSSYSAR from the exons ATGTCCTACTACAGCCATCTTTCTGGTGGCCTGGGCTGCGGCTGT GCTGTGACGATGGGAAGGACTGTGGCTGTGACGATGGGAAGGACTGTGGCTGTGGCTGAGTATGGCAGGTGCAGACATGGCTGCCACTCATCTTACTCTGCCAGGTAA
- the LOC129022666 gene encoding keratin-associated protein 20-1, translating into MIYYSNYYGGYGYGGLGCGYSCGYRGYGCGYRGYGGYGNGYCCPSCYGRYWSYGFY; encoded by the coding sequence ATGATTTACTACAGCAACTATTATGGTGGCTATGGGTATGGTGGGCTTGGCTGTGGCTACAGCTGTGGTTATCGTGGCTATGGATGTGGTTATCGTGGCTATGGAGGCTATGGAAATGGCTACTGCTGCCCATCTTGCTATGGAAGATATTGGTCATATGGTTTCTACTGA